In Meriones unguiculatus strain TT.TT164.6M chromosome 17, Bangor_MerUng_6.1, whole genome shotgun sequence, a single window of DNA contains:
- the Dynlt2b gene encoding dynein light chain Tctex-type protein 2B isoform X2 — MALASRIPSYSETEIDKNFGDPENTYILRPIFQQRFRPSVVKDCIHAVLKEELANAAYSPDEIPYLTKHLSEVIKDKLKAWLLAVSGMQTRTTTLTMFS, encoded by the exons ATGGCGCTGGCCTCCCGCATCCCGTCCTATTCGGAGACCGAGATCGATAAGAACTTCGGGGATCCCGAGAACACCTATATCCTGAGGCCCATTTTCCAGCAAAG GTTTAGACCCTCTGTGGTTAAAGACTGCATTCATGCCGTGCTCAAGGAAGAACTGGCGAACGCTGCATATTCTCCAGATGAAATCCCTTATCTCACAAAACATCTATCAGAAGTCATTAAAGATAAACTGAAAG CATGGCTGCTCGCTGTTTCTGGGATGCAGACACGGACAACTACACTCACGATGTTTTCATGA
- the Dynlt2b gene encoding dynein light chain Tctex-type protein 2B isoform X1, which yields MALASRIPSYSETEIDKNFGDPENTYILRPIFQQRFRPSVVKDCIHAVLKEELANAAYSPDEIPYLTKHLSEVIKDKLKELGYDRYKMVVQVVIGEQRGEGVFMAARCFWDADTDNYTHDVFMNDSLFCVVAAFGCFYY from the exons ATGGCGCTGGCCTCCCGCATCCCGTCCTATTCGGAGACCGAGATCGATAAGAACTTCGGGGATCCCGAGAACACCTATATCCTGAGGCCCATTTTCCAGCAAAG GTTTAGACCCTCTGTGGTTAAAGACTGCATTCATGCCGTGCTCAAGGAAGAACTGGCGAACGCTGCATATTCTCCAGATGAAATCCCTTATCTCACAAAACATCTATCAGAAGTCATTAAAGATAAACTGAAAG aATTGGGATATGATCGGTATAAAATGGTGGTGCAAGTAGTGATTGGAGAACAGAGGGGTGAAGGAGTATT CATGGCTGCTCGCTGTTTCTGGGATGCAGACACGGACAACTACACTCACGATGTTTTCATGAAC gacagcTTATTCTGCGTTGTAGCAGCATTTGGTTGTTTCTATTATTGA